In Catenulispora sp. GP43, the genomic window TCGTGCGCGGCATGTGCGCCGCGCACCGCTACGACCTCGGCGACGACACGCTCGCCGCGCTCACCCGCTACTTCGAGCAGGCGCCCAAGGGCCCGACATTCGGCAACGGCCGCGTCGCGCGCAAGGTCTTCGAGGAGATGGTCGGCAACCAGGCCACCCGGCTGGCCTCGCACCCCGAGGCGCACGACTCCGACCTGAGCCGCTTCACCGCGGCGGACCTCGGCGCCGCGGCCGCCAGCGGCGGGGAGGCAGGGCTGCGCGACGGCTTCGACGACACCCCCGGCATGCGCCGCCTGGCCGCGCTGGCCGGCCTGGACCAGGTGCGCGAGGCCCTGCGGGCCCGGCTGGCCGGACTGGTCCGGCTGCGCGACGGCGGCCAGCCCACCACGGGCCTGGCCAACCTGGTGCTGGAGGGCCGCCCCGGGTCCGGACGCGGCGCCGTCGCCCGCATCTACGCACACTGTCTCGCCGACCTCGGCCTGATCCGGTCCCGCGCCGTGCACGAGGCCGCGCTGAGCGAGTTCCCGGCACGCTGGGCCGGCCAGCCGGCCTTCTTCGCCCGCTCGGTGTTCGCCGAGGCCGAGTCCGGAGTGCTGCTGCTGCGGCTGGACGACGCCTTCGCCGCGTCCGGCGACCAGGCGCGCGCCGCCGTGCTGGAAGCGCTGCCGCGGGCCGTCGCCGACCATCCCGGGGTCGCCGTCGTCCTGGCCGTCGAGCCGCAGCACGCCGCCGACCTGTTGCGCGGCCGCGCCGATCTGCTCGACTGCTTCGCCGAGTCGCTGGTCCTGGCCGACTACTCGCCCTCCGACCTGGCCCTGCTCAGCGCGCGTCATCTGGCCCGGCGCGGATACCAGATCGGCGAGGCCGGGATGACCGCGCTGGCCGAGTGCTTCGCCGACACGCCCGCGGACACCGGGGTGCCCGAGGCCTTCGCGTTCGCCGCGCGGGTCGCGGACCTGGCGCGATCGCCGGTGCTGGAACCCGAGGACGTGTGGCGGGTCGTCGAGCATGCGTCCGAGCGCCGGCCGGAGTTGGTGTCCTGATGCTTGAGAGCACTGAGAACGCCGAAGAGACCGAGCCCGCCGAGGACGGCCCGCTGCCGCTGATCGCCTACCGCGTCGCGCGCAACCACCTGGACATCACCGCCGCCCCGATCCGCCGGGAATGGATGGACGCGACCAGCGAGCGCTTCGTCAACCGCTGCCTGCCGCTGCTGATCGCCAACCAGTCCGGCTGGTGGCTGATCAACTCCGAGACCTTCGTCGCCCGCTGGGACGGCGGCGACAACGTCTCCAGCCTGCACATCGAGTACGAGGGCGTGGCCCGGCACCACGAGGCGTCCAGCCACTTCGGCTACGGCATCCTCACCTGGCGGGTCCCGGTGCTCATCCGCACCCCGCCGGGCTGGAACCTGCTGGTACGCGGCCCCGCCAACCTGCCCAAGGACGGCGCCTGGCCGCTGGAGGGCGTGGTGGAGACCGACTGGGCGGTCGCCACGTTCACCATGAACTGGAAGATCACCCGGCCC contains:
- a CDS encoding DUF6065 family protein, with product MLESTENAEETEPAEDGPLPLIAYRVARNHLDITAAPIRREWMDATSERFVNRCLPLLIANQSGWWLINSETFVARWDGGDNVSSLHIEYEGVARHHEASSHFGYGILTWRVPVLIRTPPGWNLLVRGPANLPKDGAWPLEGVVETDWAVATFTMNWKITRPGADIEFRAGEPFAMIVPQRRGDLERFEPARAPMEAMPEESAYRSWTASRFDFLVGRELPGADPDAPQWQRDYMAGTGPGVGRFAEHQRRLRLREFAVEAPDPAAPPAAPSCGRPPVPHAEG